The following coding sequences are from one Salinicoccus sp. Bachu38 window:
- a CDS encoding ABC transporter permease, with protein sequence MNKFIATFSQTYLSKVRAKSFMISTLIIVLVIFLGANFDKIINLFDSSEEITTLQVESDEAFHAQFEAVMDSLETEIDVAQSDGEIGTAEALLRVDGTDPLAVTLEADQEIPGDQMTDIEMALGQVQRMMMIQSLNLTQAEAERLNASPDITYDIAAQSGEEGEASGSAADSEDMPEANLLNTIVFYITVIVMFFIVINYASQIGTEVAMEKTSRVIEMIVSSVAPVTHLLAKISAMISVSLTQLVIFIIAILIAIQLFDFREIISDFGLEANDQTPIMITYSVIFLILGLILYLSVAAMLGSFISRMEDLQQALLPVTMLSLIGFYIAIFNIWSTSDNMLVRISSYFPPFTPFVMPLRAIHEDTGQIPLLIGVAILVVSIILAVLLAASIYRNSVLSTSNGIFKNLKRIRKE encoded by the coding sequence ATGAATAAATTTATAGCCACTTTTTCCCAGACCTACCTGTCCAAAGTACGCGCCAAATCGTTCATGATCAGTACACTGATCATCGTCCTCGTGATATTCCTTGGAGCGAACTTCGACAAGATCATCAACCTTTTCGATTCCTCCGAAGAGATCACCACACTGCAAGTTGAAAGCGACGAAGCGTTCCATGCCCAGTTCGAGGCGGTGATGGACTCCCTTGAAACGGAGATTGATGTCGCACAGAGCGACGGGGAAATCGGTACCGCGGAAGCGCTGTTGAGAGTCGATGGGACAGACCCCCTCGCCGTCACGCTCGAAGCCGACCAGGAGATTCCGGGCGACCAGATGACCGACATCGAAATGGCACTCGGTCAGGTGCAGAGGATGATGATGATCCAGTCGCTGAACCTGACCCAGGCGGAGGCGGAACGTCTGAATGCATCACCGGACATCACCTATGACATCGCCGCCCAAAGTGGCGAAGAGGGAGAAGCTTCGGGGAGTGCAGCGGACAGTGAAGATATGCCGGAAGCCAATCTGCTGAACACGATCGTCTTCTATATAACAGTCATCGTCATGTTCTTCATCGTCATCAACTATGCCAGCCAGATCGGTACTGAAGTTGCCATGGAGAAGACTTCGAGAGTCATAGAGATGATCGTCTCGAGTGTCGCTCCAGTCACCCACCTGCTCGCCAAGATCAGCGCCATGATTTCAGTGAGTCTGACGCAGCTCGTAATATTCATCATTGCAATCCTCATTGCGATACAGCTCTTCGATTTCAGAGAAATCATCAGCGATTTCGGCCTTGAGGCAAATGACCAGACACCGATTATGATCACCTATTCGGTCATCTTCCTGATCCTTGGTCTCATCCTCTACCTGTCGGTTGCCGCGATGCTCGGTTCTTTCATCAGCAGGATGGAGGACCTCCAGCAGGCACTCCTGCCGGTGACAATGTTATCGCTCATCGGATTCTATATCGCGATCTTCAACATCTGGAGCACCTCAGACAACATGCTGGTCAGAATATCCAGCTATTTCCCGCCGTTCACCCCATTCGTCATGCCGCTTCGAGCCATACATGAGGATACGGGCCAAATCCCTCTGTTGATCGGGGTCGCCATCCTTGTCGTATCAATCATACTTGCGGTGCTGCTTGCAGCGAGCATCTACCGCAACAGCGTGCTGTCGACATCGAACGGCATCTTCAAGAACCTGAAGCGCATACGGAAGGAATAG
- a CDS encoding peptidase C15: MKTLLLTGFEPFLQFKENPTATAVKIFDGEVVGDYRIVGRVYPVAFDKINGLITRDLDVFEPDAVVNLGLAGGRHTIDIERIAINCVDGRTDNEGFTPDGEKIDEAGPDGLFSTLPIKRLEKALKANHIPARISNSAGTYLCNNLMYTTLNQTRQRGRSIPAGFIHVPAHHEIGTELNVSSWSQDDINKAVGIILGNI, from the coding sequence ATGAAGACACTGCTACTGACAGGGTTCGAACCCTTTCTGCAGTTCAAGGAGAACCCGACCGCTACGGCTGTGAAAATATTCGACGGGGAGGTCGTCGGGGACTACCGGATTGTCGGGCGGGTCTACCCGGTCGCTTTCGACAAGATCAACGGCCTCATCACGCGCGACCTTGATGTATTCGAACCGGATGCCGTGGTCAACCTGGGCCTTGCGGGCGGCAGGCACACGATTGACATCGAACGCATCGCCATCAACTGCGTCGATGGCAGGACGGACAATGAAGGGTTCACCCCCGACGGTGAGAAGATAGATGAAGCGGGGCCGGATGGCCTGTTCTCCACGCTGCCGATCAAACGCCTGGAGAAGGCATTGAAGGCCAACCACATCCCTGCAAGGATTTCGAATTCTGCAGGAACATACCTCTGCAACAATCTGATGTATACGACGCTGAATCAAACCAGGCAGAGGGGGAGGTCCATCCCTGCCGGATTCATCCACGTTCCGGCCCATCATGAAATCGGGACGGAACTCAATGTTTCAAGCTGGTCCCAGGATGATATAAATAAAGCAGTAGGCATCATATTGGGCAATATATAA
- a CDS encoding VanZ family protein, producing MRQLYEAFQPVIPVFILLFVLVIAMTLIIHRKSGYRLDSMRKRMDFVLYLGLMMTIIGILLLTLLPSSNPEKVTQFIPFYSIIDTFEYATDYAIINSIGMNILLFVPLGIFLYIFTKSEFLTAVVACLFSIFIEFLQYVLPIGRISNVDDVILNTMGGIIGMILGLIFSKLGIVYYLFEAGKGNNKD from the coding sequence ATGCGTCAATTATACGAAGCGTTTCAGCCGGTCATCCCGGTGTTCATACTGCTCTTTGTACTGGTCATTGCGATGACCCTCATCATCCACAGGAAGTCCGGCTACAGGCTCGACAGCATGAGGAAGCGGATGGATTTCGTCCTCTATCTGGGACTGATGATGACCATCATCGGAATTCTGCTGCTCACGCTGCTGCCGAGTTCGAATCCTGAAAAGGTGACCCAGTTCATCCCGTTCTACAGCATCATCGATACATTCGAATATGCGACGGACTATGCAATCATCAATTCCATAGGGATGAACATCCTCCTTTTCGTCCCGCTCGGCATTTTCCTGTATATTTTCACGAAGAGTGAGTTTCTGACCGCGGTGGTTGCCTGCCTGTTCTCCATTTTCATAGAATTTCTTCAGTATGTGCTGCCGATCGGCAGAATTTCCAATGTGGATGATGTCATTCTGAACACGATGGGCGGCATCATCGGCATGATCCTCGGTCTGATATTCTCAAAATTGGGAATTGTTTATTATTTATTTGAAGCGGGTAAGGGAAATAATAAGGATTAG
- a CDS encoding VOC family protein — translation MKIHRIDHVGIIVDDLTAAKAFFLDFGLEMLGEGEVEGEWVERIIGLEDVKEEVVMLRTPDGEANIELVKFHTPSDENGLQRPLANTLGIRHIAFAVEDIEDLVAKLKRKGAELIGEIQNYENTYKLCYIRGPEGIILELAEKID, via the coding sequence ATGAAGATCCATCGAATAGATCATGTGGGTATAATCGTCGATGACCTCACTGCCGCGAAAGCTTTTTTTCTCGACTTCGGCCTTGAAATGCTGGGGGAAGGAGAAGTGGAAGGCGAGTGGGTGGAGCGGATAATAGGACTTGAAGATGTTAAAGAGGAAGTTGTAATGCTGCGGACTCCAGACGGTGAGGCAAATATAGAACTAGTGAAATTCCACACGCCATCAGATGAAAATGGCTTGCAGCGCCCTTTGGCAAATACTCTGGGCATCCGGCATATTGCCTTTGCTGTTGAAGATATTGAAGACCTTGTTGCCAAATTGAAAAGGAAAGGCGCGGAACTTATCGGTGAGATACAAAACTACGAAAACACTTATAAATTATGCTATATTCGTGGGCCTGAGGGAATCATTTTGGAACTGGCGGAGAAAATCGATTGA
- a CDS encoding peptidoglycan DD-metalloendopeptidase family protein, protein MAQERVFPEEFGYHFSSGNFERIYRQTVQDFQLQMGVDAFREAAEDFSRDSGSFDLKHSNQLEPGIRRYQWVNEGGNRMVTVAYNSEGEIIGIQFDVYERFTSDREVTINTYRLPFEGEWFVLWGGNDAFLNYHYPYEHQRYAYDFIRKVDGAAYKGDEEMLESYHAFGASVVAPRSGEVVKVTNDIEDNLPHYPNMSAPEGNHIIISHGYNEYSLLAHLRKNSITVREGDAVEAGQRIAQCGNSGASDTPHLHFHVMDGRDPYTSKSIRIQFAPSREPRQGDTVWGRSGQ, encoded by the coding sequence ATGGCACAGGAAAGAGTGTTTCCCGAGGAATTCGGCTATCATTTTTCCAGCGGAAATTTTGAACGGATATACAGGCAGACGGTGCAGGATTTCCAGCTTCAGATGGGTGTGGATGCATTCCGGGAGGCGGCTGAGGATTTCAGCCGCGACTCCGGCAGCTTCGATCTGAAGCATTCGAACCAGCTTGAACCGGGCATCAGAAGATACCAGTGGGTGAACGAGGGGGGCAACAGGATGGTCACCGTCGCCTACAACAGCGAAGGGGAAATCATCGGCATCCAGTTTGATGTATACGAACGGTTCACTTCGGACCGGGAAGTGACGATCAACACGTATCGCCTGCCCTTTGAAGGGGAATGGTTTGTGCTTTGGGGCGGGAACGATGCATTCCTGAACTACCACTATCCATACGAGCATCAGCGGTATGCATATGATTTCATACGGAAGGTGGATGGTGCCGCATATAAAGGAGACGAGGAGATGCTCGAATCCTACCATGCATTCGGCGCCAGTGTCGTTGCACCAAGGAGCGGGGAAGTCGTGAAGGTCACAAATGATATCGAGGACAACCTGCCGCACTATCCGAACATGTCAGCACCTGAAGGCAACCACATCATCATATCCCACGGCTACAATGAGTATTCGCTGCTTGCACACCTGAGGAAGAATTCCATCACCGTCAGGGAAGGGGATGCGGTCGAGGCAGGCCAACGCATTGCACAATGCGGCAACAGCGGGGCGTCCGACACGCCGCACCTCCATTTTCATGTGATGGACGGCAGAGATCCCTATACGTCGAAATCCATACGCATCCAGTTCGCGCCATCCCGCGAGCCGAGGCAGGGTGATACGGTATGGGGGAGAAGCGGCCAATGA
- a CDS encoding ABC transporter ATP-binding protein, which produces MDKGNMDGKASFNDFMGLLKRTELNRGLFATGIILTLVGTVGSLIVPLLTQSFIDGYSTEMFSAGLIALIIMVFVLSAALDGVAYYILAKIGQTIILKLRENVWDKFLRLPIGYFDQTKSGESVSRVVNDTAIIKDLITRHFPQLISGIISVIGAVVILFILDWRMSLIMFIAVPVSIVIILPLGRRMSRISRALQDETAAFTGVIQETLSEMRLVKSFNGEAFERRKGRQGIRTLYGYGMKEAAINAFLSPIMSTVMMFVIILIIAYGGLRVSEGTLTIGTMVAFLLYLFQIIMPITMFAMFFTEYNKALGATERLIMILGKEEEQGGDAAFDQPIDFNTLEFEDVSFGYDPENRILHHVGFTARNNEKVAFVGPSGSGKSTIFALIERYYDIDAGRIMVDGIDIREIPLTLLRRHIGYVAQESAIISGTIRDNITYGLAPDEYTEADVELAVRRSYSHEFIGALEAGLDTEVGERGIKLSGGQRQRIGIARAFLKNPKLLMLDEATASLDSRSERFVQEALDDLMRGRTVLVIAHRLSTVVNSDRIFFLDNGHITGEGTHQELLADHAMYRIFTEQQFG; this is translated from the coding sequence ATGGATAAAGGCAATATGGACGGAAAAGCTTCGTTCAATGATTTCATGGGTCTCCTGAAGCGGACCGAACTGAATCGCGGGCTGTTCGCAACAGGCATCATACTGACCCTGGTGGGGACCGTCGGTTCGCTGATCGTGCCCCTTTTGACACAGAGTTTCATAGATGGCTACAGCACCGAGATGTTCTCGGCCGGACTCATTGCGCTGATCATAATGGTATTCGTACTCAGCGCCGCCCTGGATGGCGTGGCCTACTATATTCTGGCGAAGATCGGGCAGACGATCATACTGAAGCTGAGGGAGAACGTGTGGGACAAGTTCCTGCGCCTGCCGATCGGATACTTCGACCAGACGAAAAGCGGCGAGTCGGTCAGCCGGGTGGTCAATGACACGGCCATCATAAAGGACCTGATCACCCGCCACTTTCCACAGCTCATCAGCGGCATCATCTCCGTCATCGGTGCAGTGGTGATATTGTTCATCCTCGACTGGCGCATGTCGCTGATCATGTTCATCGCGGTGCCGGTCTCAATCGTCATCATACTCCCGCTTGGCAGGCGGATGAGCCGGATTTCAAGGGCACTGCAGGATGAGACCGCTGCATTTACTGGCGTTATCCAGGAGACGCTCAGTGAAATGCGTCTCGTGAAGTCCTTCAATGGGGAGGCATTCGAACGGCGAAAGGGCAGGCAGGGGATACGTACCCTCTACGGATACGGCATGAAGGAGGCGGCGATCAACGCCTTCCTGTCACCGATCATGAGCACCGTCATGATGTTTGTCATCATACTGATCATCGCGTACGGTGGACTCCGGGTTTCGGAAGGGACGCTCACGATCGGCACGATGGTGGCCTTTTTGCTGTACCTGTTCCAGATCATCATGCCGATTACGATGTTCGCCATGTTCTTTACGGAATACAACAAGGCGCTCGGTGCCACGGAACGCCTCATCATGATCCTCGGCAAAGAGGAGGAGCAGGGCGGGGACGCGGCCTTCGATCAGCCGATCGACTTCAATACGCTTGAGTTCGAAGATGTGTCGTTCGGCTATGATCCTGAGAACAGAATCCTGCATCATGTCGGTTTCACGGCACGGAACAATGAAAAAGTGGCATTCGTCGGGCCGAGCGGCAGCGGAAAATCGACCATATTCGCACTGATCGAGCGGTACTATGATATTGATGCCGGCCGGATCATGGTGGATGGCATCGACATCAGGGAGATTCCGCTCACCCTGCTGCGGCGGCATATCGGCTACGTGGCCCAGGAGAGTGCCATCATCTCCGGAACGATCCGTGACAACATCACCTATGGCCTGGCGCCCGATGAATATACGGAAGCGGATGTCGAACTGGCAGTCAGGCGCTCCTACTCGCATGAGTTCATCGGGGCCTTAGAAGCAGGGCTCGATACGGAAGTCGGGGAGCGCGGCATCAAGCTGTCCGGCGGCCAGCGCCAGCGCATCGGCATTGCACGTGCCTTCCTGAAGAATCCGAAGCTGCTCATGCTCGATGAAGCGACGGCAAGCCTCGATTCAAGATCCGAGCGGTTCGTACAGGAGGCGCTGGATGACCTGATGCGCGGCCGGACGGTGCTCGTCATCGCCCACAGGCTGTCGACCGTCGTCAACTCGGACCGCATCTTCTTTCTGGACAACGGCCACATCACCGGTGAAGGGACGCATCAGGAACTGCTTGCGGACCACGCGATGTACCGGATATTTACGGAACAACAATTTGGATAA
- a CDS encoding ABC transporter substrate-binding protein, whose translation MKTRLVLMVMLLGILSACSSFRETGVSEDGAVRQIMTEHTEEIEIPAEPERVVLFRAIDAGNASLLAGNVAGVTDVVRDTRLADEVLDEDVVYLEHGDLEALKALDPDLIITFTPDEYLFEYQDIAPTVQINYSTSAFSPFRDRLYLAHLYNLGVILNRQEEAEALGDEWLEETTRLQREVGSLTMDKKAMVLVEGPDSHYIYGRHSSFGTEAVYDVLGFQMDDPLEEVLEGGPVEVSIGDLADYEAEYVFINTRETDSGVDSKVAETMGIDEENVIMQDYDDYRLNDLISIEMQAEDIIERIKP comes from the coding sequence ATGAAAACAAGACTTGTATTGATGGTGATGCTCCTTGGTATCCTTTCGGCATGCAGCAGCTTCAGGGAGACCGGTGTTTCCGAGGATGGTGCAGTGAGGCAGATCATGACGGAGCATACTGAGGAGATTGAAATACCGGCCGAACCCGAGCGCGTGGTGCTGTTCCGGGCGATTGATGCCGGCAACGCCAGCCTGCTCGCCGGCAATGTGGCCGGTGTGACCGATGTCGTCAGAGATACACGCCTGGCTGATGAAGTTCTGGATGAGGATGTAGTGTATCTCGAGCACGGGGACCTCGAGGCGCTGAAGGCACTGGATCCGGATCTGATCATCACATTTACGCCGGATGAATACCTGTTCGAATATCAGGACATTGCACCGACTGTGCAGATCAACTACAGCACATCCGCATTCAGCCCCTTCAGGGACAGACTGTACCTGGCCCACCTGTATAACCTCGGGGTCATACTGAACAGGCAGGAGGAAGCGGAGGCTCTGGGGGATGAATGGCTGGAGGAGACGACCCGACTGCAGCGTGAAGTGGGCAGTTTGACGATGGACAAAAAGGCAATGGTGCTGGTGGAAGGCCCGGATTCCCATTACATATATGGCAGGCACTCGTCATTCGGCACGGAAGCGGTATACGATGTCCTTGGCTTCCAGATGGACGATCCGCTCGAAGAAGTGCTGGAAGGTGGCCCGGTCGAGGTCTCGATAGGGGACCTTGCCGACTACGAAGCCGAATATGTATTCATCAACACCAGGGAGACGGACAGTGGAGTGGACAGTAAGGTTGCTGAAACGATGGGCATTGACGAAGAAAATGTCATCATGCAGGATTATGACGATTACCGCCTGAACGATCTGATTTCGATCGAAATGCAGGCGGAGGATATTATAGAGCGCATCAAACCGTAA
- the msrA gene encoding peptide-methionine (S)-S-oxide reductase MsrA — translation MTGEHLQLPAIEAGLYTAELETATFGMGCFWGPDARFGALPGIIRTRTGYAGGTTESPTYRQMGDHTETVEVDFDPAIISYEEILRHFWRNHYPNRDAYRGRQYISLLRFHSEAQEAAVEKVRREMEAELGFSIETDIAPFDGFTLAEERHQKYYLKRYPKAPGQLADLAPDPLLLTGSTFAARLNGFVKGHGNRDALLDEISGWPVPAEARNHLRKKLQYMKW, via the coding sequence ATGACTGGAGAACATCTGCAGCTGCCGGCCATTGAAGCCGGCCTCTACACAGCGGAACTGGAAACGGCCACCTTCGGCATGGGCTGCTTCTGGGGGCCTGACGCCCGGTTCGGTGCACTGCCCGGCATCATTCGGACGCGCACCGGCTATGCGGGCGGCACGACTGAAAGTCCGACCTACAGACAGATGGGCGACCATACCGAGACGGTCGAGGTGGATTTCGACCCCGCCATCATTTCCTATGAGGAGATCCTCCGCCATTTCTGGCGTAACCATTATCCGAACCGGGATGCGTACAGGGGACGCCAATACATCTCCCTGCTGCGCTTTCACAGCGAGGCACAGGAAGCCGCAGTGGAAAAGGTGAGGCGCGAAATGGAGGCGGAGCTCGGTTTTTCCATCGAGACGGATATCGCCCCATTTGATGGGTTCACGCTGGCGGAAGAACGCCATCAGAAGTACTATCTGAAGCGCTACCCGAAAGCGCCGGGACAGCTTGCGGACCTGGCTCCCGACCCGTTACTCCTGACCGGCTCTACTTTTGCCGCGCGGTTGAACGGTTTTGTGAAAGGACACGGGAACAGGGATGCACTGCTGGACGAAATTTCAGGCTGGCCCGTTCCGGCTGAAGCACGGAATCATTTGAGGAAAAAGCTCCAATATATGAAATGGTAA
- a CDS encoding ABC transporter ATP-binding protein produces the protein MTLELTGLSKSFNGQVAVDDINLKVPAGSMYGFLGGNGAGKTTTFRMILGLLQPSAGSITYNDKKIDYDVTNEIGYLPEERGLHPKLKVDEQIRYLGQLKGMSKHDIDTKLTEWLERFEVPENRSKRIEKLSKGNQQKIQLIASIIHEPKLIILDEPFSGLDPVNVEILKTSVKELNRRGATIIFSTHRMEHVEELCESLCILNKGKQVVSGNIDEIKSDFGQKEIIIEGDHDVEFLRNMPGVLDMKQIRRKSILKIEDEKYAEPIFNEIVKLGYFKRFQVNEPSINDIFISKVGHEL, from the coding sequence ATGACACTGGAACTCACCGGCCTATCCAAAAGCTTCAACGGGCAGGTTGCCGTCGACGACATCAATCTCAAAGTTCCTGCAGGCAGCATGTACGGATTCCTTGGAGGAAACGGGGCGGGCAAGACGACGACATTCCGCATGATCCTCGGCCTGCTTCAGCCTTCAGCAGGGAGCATCACCTACAATGACAAGAAAATCGACTATGATGTCACGAATGAAATCGGGTACCTGCCCGAAGAACGGGGCCTGCACCCGAAGCTGAAGGTCGATGAGCAGATCCGCTATCTCGGCCAGCTGAAAGGCATGTCGAAGCATGACATCGATACGAAACTCACTGAATGGCTCGAGCGCTTCGAAGTGCCGGAAAACCGGAGCAAGCGCATAGAAAAACTTTCGAAGGGGAACCAGCAGAAGATCCAGCTGATCGCCTCGATCATCCATGAGCCGAAGCTGATTATACTCGATGAACCGTTCAGTGGACTCGACCCGGTCAATGTGGAAATCCTCAAGACCTCAGTCAAGGAACTGAACCGCCGGGGTGCAACCATCATCTTCAGTACACACCGCATGGAGCATGTCGAGGAGCTGTGTGAATCATTGTGCATCCTGAACAAGGGAAAGCAGGTGGTCAGCGGCAACATCGACGAGATCAAAAGCGACTTCGGACAGAAGGAGATCATCATCGAAGGCGACCATGATGTCGAATTCCTGCGGAATATGCCAGGGGTCCTCGACATGAAGCAGATACGCAGGAAAAGCATCCTCAAGATCGAGGATGAAAAGTACGCAGAGCCGATTTTCAATGAAATCGTAAAGCTCGGCTATTTCAAAAGATTCCAGGTCAACGAGCCATCCATCAATGACATATTCATTTCGAAGGTGGGGCATGAACTATGA
- a CDS encoding DNA-3-methyladenine glycosylase family protein produces MMIRANGPFNYGLAYDFMAQQDDCLYRAQSGAIRKAAVFDGSRVLFEVSEGPESDSVEVAILMNEGVPESAVEDYVTEWLDLEYDLEAFYRFAHHDSRLRHVVETLHGYRMTCTVDMMEALLWSVLGQQINMRFAFTLKRRLVEHFDHHIEFEGEQYWLMPEPAEILALDTESMRNMQISYRKAEYIHRCAEGIEAETLSKTHLERMDDYETALAHLTSVKGIGPWSANSVLMRTLKFRNAVPIGDAGLRNAIRMTDDLEEKPDRAYIQAVTDQWNGYGAYATLYMWRVLG; encoded by the coding sequence ATGATGATCAGAGCAAATGGCCCGTTCAATTATGGACTGGCCTATGACTTCATGGCACAGCAGGATGACTGCCTGTATCGGGCGCAGTCGGGCGCAATCAGGAAAGCGGCAGTGTTCGATGGATCACGCGTGCTGTTCGAAGTTTCGGAAGGACCGGAGTCGGATTCGGTCGAAGTGGCCATCCTCATGAATGAAGGGGTGCCGGAATCAGCTGTGGAGGACTACGTCACTGAATGGTTAGATCTCGAATATGATCTTGAGGCATTCTATCGCTTCGCCCATCACGACAGCCGTCTCCGACATGTCGTGGAAACGCTCCATGGCTACCGGATGACTTGTACTGTAGACATGATGGAGGCGCTGCTCTGGTCGGTGCTCGGCCAGCAGATCAACATGCGGTTTGCCTTCACGCTGAAAAGAAGGCTCGTTGAACATTTCGACCACCATATCGAGTTTGAAGGGGAACAGTACTGGCTGATGCCTGAACCCGCGGAAATCCTGGCACTGGATACGGAATCGATGCGCAACATGCAGATATCCTACAGGAAAGCAGAATATATCCATCGCTGTGCCGAAGGTATCGAAGCGGAAACACTGTCGAAGACGCACCTGGAACGGATGGATGACTACGAGACCGCGTTGGCACATCTCACAAGCGTCAAGGGCATCGGGCCATGGAGCGCCAATTCGGTACTGATGCGCACCTTGAAGTTCAGGAACGCTGTGCCGATCGGGGACGCGGGCCTGAGGAACGCAATCAGGATGACGGATGATCTCGAGGAAAAGCCGGACCGGGCATACATCCAGGCTGTGACGGATCAGTGGAATGGATACGGTGCGTATGCCACACTCTACATGTGGCGTGTACTCGGTTAG
- the nagB gene encoding glucosamine-6-phosphate deaminase yields the protein MKIVHVENYDEMSMRAARTVFNKIVESERVVLGLATGSTPEKMYDYLVDMLNKNKVDLSHVYTINLDEYVGLGNDHPQSYHQYMNRIFFDRVPIPKDHTFIPHGDAPDLEAEVERYEQVIEELGGVDLQVLGIGRNGHIAFNEPGTPFDSRTHVVDLAETTVNDNARFFDTVEEVPRQAITMGLDTIMSAKSILLLVSGDEKEEALACMIDCEVSEELPATILQRHHDVTVIADDEALE from the coding sequence ATGAAAATAGTACATGTAGAAAATTATGATGAAATGAGCATGCGGGCGGCGCGCACCGTTTTCAACAAAATTGTGGAGTCAGAGCGTGTGGTGCTCGGGCTTGCCACAGGGTCGACCCCGGAGAAGATGTATGATTACCTCGTGGACATGCTGAATAAGAACAAGGTCGACCTTTCCCATGTCTATACCATCAACCTCGATGAGTATGTGGGGCTCGGGAATGACCATCCACAGAGCTACCACCAGTATATGAACAGGATATTCTTCGACCGGGTGCCCATCCCGAAAGACCACACTTTTATCCCCCATGGCGATGCCCCGGATCTGGAGGCGGAGGTCGAGCGGTATGAGCAGGTGATCGAGGAACTCGGCGGGGTCGATCTCCAGGTGCTCGGCATCGGCAGGAACGGCCATATCGCATTCAACGAACCGGGTACGCCGTTTGATTCGAGGACGCATGTTGTCGATCTCGCCGAAACGACAGTGAATGACAATGCGCGTTTCTTCGATACGGTGGAGGAAGTGCCGAGGCAGGCGATTACTATGGGTCTTGATACCATAATGAGTGCCAAATCCATACTGCTCCTCGTCTCCGGGGACGAAAAGGAGGAGGCGCTGGCGTGCATGATCGACTGCGAAGTGTCGGAGGAGCTGCCGGCAACCATCCTGCAGCGGCATCATGATGTGACCGTCATTGCGGATGACGAAGCATTGGAGTAG